The following DNA comes from Occultella kanbiaonis.
CGGGCGCCCTTGTCCCCGATCCCGGGCACCCGGGTCAGCGCTTTGAAGTCCTCACCGGCGACCGCGCGGCGCAGCCCGTTCGGCGTGTGTACCGCGAGCATCGCCAGTGCCAGCCGAGGGCCGACGCCGCTCACGGTCTGCAGCAGTTCGAAGACGTCCCGTTCCTCGTCGTCGGCGAAGCCGAACAGGGTCATCGAGTCCTCACGGACCACGAGCGTGGTGGCCAGCTTGACCTCGGCACCATCACGCAGCGTCGCGAGCGTGCCCGGGGTCGCGTGGATCCGGTACCCCAGTCCCCCGGCCTCGAGGACCGCCGCATCCAGCCCGACGTGCTCGACCCGACCTCGCACCGACGCGATCACCGACTACGACCTCCCGCTTGAACGAACATCCGTACGAGCACCCAGCGTATCCGAGCGCCGCGTGCGCCTACCCGCGACCCGCCGGTCGGGCGGTCACCCGCTGCGTCCTGCCCCCCGTGCGGGCGGCCGCCTCGGCGCGAGCCCAGGCCTGTTGGGCGGGCGTCTGCCGGCCGCCCTGGGTGCCGTGCACCTGCCCGACGGCGTGGGCTCGCCAGGCGTGCGTGATCGCCAGGGCGAGGGCGTCCGCCGCGTCCGCCGGCTGGGGCCGCTCCTCGAGACCGAGGATGCGGCGCACCATCTCCTGCACCTGCGCCTTGTCCGCACGGCCGTTGCCGGTCACGGCGGCCTTCACCTCGCTCGGGGTGTGCAGGGCGACCGGAACCCCGGCCCGCGTGGCCGCGACCATGGCGAGACCGGCCACCTGGGCGGTGCCGGTCACGGTGCGGACGTTGTGCTGGGCGAACACCCGCTCCACCGCGACCGCGTCCGGCTCGAGCCGGCGGATCCACGCCTCCAGCTCGTCCGCGATGTGCAGCAACCGCTGCGCCGGGTCCTCGTCGGCCCCGGTCCGGGCCACGCCGACGTCCACCAGTCGCAGGCTCCGGCCGCGACCGGCCTCGACGAGGCCCAGGCCGCAGCGGGTCAGGCCCGGGTCGACCCCGAGGATGCGGAAGCTCACCCCGTTACTCTCGCACCGCCGTCGGACATGGCGCGGTAGCGCCACGCACAACCCGCCGAGCATCGGCCCGAGCGGGCGGGGGTCAGTCGTTCTCGAGCTCGGCCATGACCTCGTCGGAGGCGTCGAAGTTCGCGAACACGTTCTGCACGTCGTCGCTCTCCTCGAGGGCGTCGATCAGACGCAGTACCTTGCGCGCGCCGTCGGCGTC
Coding sequences within:
- the ruvA gene encoding Holliday junction branch migration protein RuvA, producing the protein MIASVRGRVEHVGLDAAVLEAGGLGYRIHATPGTLATLRDGAEVKLATTLVVREDSMTLFGFADDEERDVFELLQTVSGVGPRLALAMLAVHTPNGLRRAVAGEDFKALTRVPGIGDKGARRIVLELGDRLGPAIEEGARPAPTPAGSQADVVAALVGLGWAAKQAEAAVDKVLAEGELDAADTGAVLRAALQQLGGSARG
- the ruvC gene encoding crossover junction endodeoxyribonuclease RuvC, with the protein product MSFRILGVDPGLTRCGLGLVEAGRGRSLRLVDVGVARTGADEDPAQRLLHIADELEAWIRRLEPDAVAVERVFAQHNVRTVTGTAQVAGLAMVAATRAGVPVALHTPSEVKAAVTGNGRADKAQVQEMVRRILGLEERPQPADAADALALAITHAWRAHAVGQVHGTQGGRQTPAQQAWARAEAAARTGGRTQRVTARPAGRG